CTACGCCTTGACCCACCCACAAGTCAAAGATGATGTCAAAGACTATATCATCGACCTTGCCAAACAGTTACAAACTGAAGAAGAAAAGTAAAAAACTAGCAACCGCTAGTTTTTTCTTATATCACATAAAATATACCTAATAGCACGGCAATCAAGCTCCAATAACCAATGAAACTGTAGAAAATCTGTTTTCCTGTAAAAAGATCTTTTTCCACAAGAGGCGGAAGGAACATCACAACCAAACAACCTCCAACAGCTCCTCCAATATGCCCTGCCATACTAATGGTTGGATTGAAAAGTCCCAAGACCAAGTTCAATCCCAAAAGGACCATGTAGCGTTGACCAAGAACTTGCAGATAGGGACTACGACTGAATTTCCTCAAGAGTGCCATGGCAGCAAAAAGACCAAAGAGCGAGGTCGATGCACCTGCACCAACTACATCTGGTGTAAAGAAGAGTACGAAGAGATTTCCCATTATCCCAGACAAGATATACAGCAGAAAGAAGCGCCGTGCTCCAAACAGTCCTTCTAATTGATAACCCAAACCAAGCAAGGTGATGCTATTAAAGATAAAATGTTCCCAACCAATGTGGACAAAGATAGGGGAAATCAAGCGCCACAACTGAGTTGGATCATACCGCACAACTTGACCATACATGCCACCAAACTCAAAAATCGTATAGGCTGTAGTGGTCTGCCCAAAGCGAAATATTTGTATAAATAGAAAAACAAGAGCCGTAGCTGCCAACAAGCCATTGGTCACAGGGTAGCGCTTATCAAAAAGATTCTTCAAAAATCAACAACTCCTTTACTGGAATATCAAATACATCTGGTTCGAAATCATAGACTTGAAAGTCTGCCAAGGTCGATACCATTTTCCCCTGATAATCTGCTAAATAGCGGTCGTAAAAACCACCTCCATAGCCCACTCGAAAACCCGCATGGTTCCATGCTAAACCGGGCACATGGATCAACTTAACCACAGACTTATCCACAGGTTGTGAATAAGTCCCTGGTTCCCAAACTCCAAACCTAGATTTCACCAAATCATCAGGATTATATTCTACAAAATCCATACACCCTTGTGAATAGGTCTTAGGGATGAAAATCTGCTTGCCGTCCTTTTGAGCCTGCTCAATCAGGTAAGAAGTGTCAAATTCATGGGGCATGGAAAGGTAGGTCCCAAGCGACTTTGAGCACTTATAGGTGTCCGATGAAAGGAGCCTTTCTGTTAGTTGCTGACTCCATCTTGCTCGCTGGCTACTAGTCAGGGCTTTCAATCTCTGCAAGACCTCTTGCCGAATTTCTTTTTTATCCACAGGAACTCCTTTCTTTTCAGAAAAAGACCGGAAAAACCAGTCTAGTTTGCTTTCATTTTCAAAAAATCGCTCAACTTATCCACAGCAAAGGTAAGCACTTCCTCTTTGGGACTGAGACGTGGATTGTGAAGGGGATAAGGCGTATCCACACCCAACCAGAACATAACACCCGGAACCTTGTTAAGCAGGTAGCCGAAGTCCTCACCCGTCATGGCAGGTGGACAATCAATCATCTCCACTCCGTCAACACCATCAAAGTAAGTCATCAGTTCATCTGCCAGTTGAGGATTGTTCTCCACAGGCAGATAACCACTTGGATTGAGCTCGATCTCCAAGTCCACTCCAAAGGACAAGGCAATTCCCTCTGCCACTTCCCGCACCCGTTTTTGCACCAAGAGGCTCATGTTCTGAGTCAAGGCCCGAATGGTCCCGTGCAGAAAGGCTGTTTCAGCAATGACATTGTTTGTCGTGCCAGCATGCATGGAGCCGAAGGTCACCACCGCTCCCTCGATCGGGTCGACATTTCGACTCACCACTGACTGAACCTGGGTCACAAAGTAGCTGGCCGCCACCAAGGCGTCATTGGCGGTATGGGGAAATGCTGCGTGGCCACCCTTTCCTGTAAACCGTATCTTGACTTCACAGGTCCCAGCAAAGAGGGTCGCACGGTTGGTGGCCATTTGACCAACTTTGAGGTCCGGTCGGACATGGAGGCCATAAAATTCATCTGGCAACCAATCCCCAAAAGCTCCCGCTTCATACATAAGCATGCCACCTGCTAGATTTTCCTCCGCAGGCTGAAACAAGAAGAGAAGATTATTTTTCGGTTGCTGCTCTGCCATTTTCTCCAAAAGCCCCAAGGCAATGGTCATGTGGAAATCATGTCCACAGGCGTGCATCCGGTCTGGGTGGAGGGACTTGAAGTCCAGGCCCGTCTCCTCCACGATCGGAAGACCGTCAATATCCGCCCGCCAGCCAATCGTTTTCTCTGGAGCAGAGCCCGTCAAATAGACCAAGATTCCTGTCTTCCAAGTACGAACTTGAGCAAAAGAACAGTCTTGAAGTACACCTTCAATGGTTTCCATGAGAAAGGCATGGGTCTTAAACTCCTCCATGCCCAGCTCTGGAATCTGGTGGAGGGCCCGGCGTGTCGCGATCAAATCTAGCATAGCTACCTCTTAGAGTGTCCGCAAAGCCTCTTCCAAGGCTGTTTTTTGTTGGGTTTGAGCGTCGATTTCCTTGATGATGCGGGCTGGCACACCTGCCACCACTACGTTTTCAGGGACATCTTGGGTCACTATCGCACCCGCTGCCACTACAGAGCCGCTACCGATTTGCACACCCTCGATGACAACAGCATTGGCACCGACCAAGACATTGTCACCAACACGCACTGGCTCAGCAGAAGCGGGCTCGATGACACCTGCAAGGACCGCACCTGCACCGATGTGGCTGTTTTTACCAACGGTCGCACGTCCCCCCAAAATCGCACCCATATCAATCATGGTACCTGGACCGATTTCCGCACCGATGTTAATCACCGCTCCCATCATGATAACGGCATTATCACCGATGGTCACTTGGTCACGGATTATGGCACCTGGCTCGATACGGGCGTTGATGTTGCGTTTGTCAAGTAATGGCACAGCTGAATTGCGGCCGTCTTGTTCTACAACGTAGTCCACATTTTCAGTCAAGTTTGCCAAGAGTGGCTCAACGTCCTTCCAGTCACCGAAGAGGACATTGCCAAGCTTTGTCACTTCAGCAGGAACAGGACCTGCCAATTCTCCTTCAAAGGTCACTTTAACAGTGGTCTTTTTCACAGCATTACCGATAAATGCAATGATTTCTTGTGCAGTCATTTTTTGTGCAGTCATAATGATTCCAATCTAAAAATAATATTTTTACTATTATATCAAAATTTTCTGAAAATTTGGGAAGAAATGCAAAAAAATGAAAAAGCCCCAACACTGGGGCTATCACTTTAATCAATCACTGTCTTTTCTAGAGTAAAACTAATTGGAATTGTAGCAATAACATCATAGTCATCATTCATAATTTCAAGAACAATATTGACGGTTGCTCCTTCTTTTAACAAACCGTCCGAGTCACGCATAGTCGCTTCTTTCCATTGACCACTAGATAGTTCTGCATAAGATAAATCACCTAAACCATAGCTTGAAATCACTTGTCCATTAACATCCATGGATTCAATAGTTGATTGGATAGGTATCGAACCACTATTCGTTAGTTTAAATGTATAGTAATTTGTTTGTTCTAATTTAATGCCATTTTGGTCATATAAAACTTTTGGTTGGTAATCACTTCCTAGATAGTCTTCATACAGTCCAACTTCCATGTATGGAATTGTAATCTCTGCACCAAATGTTGATTCATAGGTATATCTACCATAGGTATAACCGTAGAGTGTAATATAATCATCTTCTGAAATGGTATCCGTTACCTGAGACCCATCAATCAATGCGAGAATCATATTGTCATAATTTCCCTCAAACGCTAATCTAACGATAGTATCACCATCATCATACATAGCTTGAACAATCTTACCTGATACTTTAACCTTTTTCCCATTTTCCATCAAATCATGATTCCAAGTATCATAATCAGATAAAGTAAGATTAGAATAATTATCTTTGTTGGAATCAAACTCAGCTGTGCTTGTATAACTTGAAGAAGCAGTAGAATCCTCAGAGGAAGTTGAACTGGTGGACTCCACTCCTACTGAATTACTCGAACCACTCGTACATGCTACCAAACTAAAAAAAGAAAGAACAGCAATACTTATTAATGTTAGTTTTTTCATATAATCCTCCAAAAAATTGTGTACAACACCATTATATATATATATATATATGCGTTGTCAAGTAGAAAAACAAAAAAAATTAGAAGTGTTACCTCCTAATTTTCTGGTATTATCTTAATCTTCAATTTCTTTTCTGGGATTAACAGCCCCAACGATATAATCTTGAACTAAACCTGTGTCATCTAGTACAATTCCATGGAGAACTCCACCATAAACAGCTCCTCCGTCAATCCCCATTTTCCCATCTGAACTGGTCCAGATTTGGCTAATGCGGAGCTTTGTTTGATAGAGGTTATAAACAGGAGTATGCCCAAAGACAATCATCTTCCCTGTGGTATTTTCAGCCTCATGGAAAGGGGTGCGTAACCAAACCTTATCATGATTGCTGGTTTCGCGCCAGTCCGGTAAGGTCAAGTCCACACCAGCATGTACAAAGATATATCCTTCTGTTTCCAGATGATAGGGACAAGATTTGACAAAATCAATCAGGTCCCCATATTGTTCCATCACTGCATTAGCATCTACCAATCCATCTACAGGAGCATCCAAGGGACGACCAAGAAGAGAGTTAATCGTCGTATCGCCACCATTTCTCCGATAGTGGTCATAGCGGTCAACCGGATCACGTAACCAAGCCAGAAACATTCGTTCATGATTCCCAGTCAGACAAATAGCATCTTTTTCTCGGACTAATTGCCAAACCAACTCTAGACAGGCCTTTGAGTTTTCTCCACGGTCAATTAAATCACCTAGGAAAATCAACTGTTGTCGCTTCTCGTTCCATTTCTTTAAAATATCAAGCAGGAGTTCAAACTTACCATGAACATCTCCTACTACAAAAAATTCTTTTTTCATAGAAAATATTCTACCATATTTCTAATGGAAATAAAAACTGGCCGTTTCCGGTCAGTTTTTATTCTATTACAATCGTGCGTTCAATTCTGCACCGAGTTCTTCAAATCCTGGTTTGCCAAGAAGAGCGAACATGTTTTTCTTGTAGGCTTCTACACCTGGTTGGTCAAATGGGTTGATGGCATTGAGGTAACCAGAGATAGCAATCGCCAACTCGAAGAAGTAGAAGGTGTAACCAAGTGTGAACTCATCTTGTTGTGGAAGAGTGACAAACATGTTTGGTACGCCACCATCTGTGTGGGCAAGAAGTACGCCATCTGTTGCTTTTTTGTTTACAAAGTCAACGTCTTTTCCTTGCAAGTAACCAAGACCGTCAAGGTCTTCTGCCATGTCAGGAATGAGGATATTTTTTCTTGGTTTGTCAACACGAACTACTGTTTCAAAGATATTGCGGTTTCCTTCTTGGATAAATTGTCCAAGTGAGTGCAAGTCTGTTGAGAAGTTAGCAGATGTTGGGTTGATACCTTTTTGGTCCTTACCTTCTGACTCACCAGCCAATTGTTTCCACCATTCGCTGAAGTATTGGAGTGATGGCTCATAGTTTGCCAAGATTTCTGTTACATAGCCTTTTCTGTAAAGGATGTTACGAACAGCTGCATATTGGTAAGCCTCATTTTCGGCAATCTTATCTGATGTATAGGTCTTGCGGGCAGCGTTTGCACCTTCCATCAGGGCATCAATATCTGCACCAGCTGCTGCGATTGGCAAAAGACCAACTGCTGTCAAGACAGAGAAACGGCCACCAACATCGTCTGGAACTACAAAGGTTTCCCAACCATTTGCGTCCGCTTCAACCTTAACTGCACCTTTTGCCTTGTCAGTTGTCGCATAGATACGCTTGTTAGCTTCCTCTTGACCGTATTTCTTCACAAGCAATTCTTTGAAGACGCGGAAAGCAATAGCTGGCTCGGTTGTTGTACCTGATTTTGAAATCACGTTAACTGAGAAGTCCTTATCTGCCACGTAGTCCACCAAGTCAGCAAGGTAGCTTGATGAGATTGAGTTTCCAGCGTAAAGGATTTGTGGAGCTTTGCGCTCTTCACGAGTTTGCAAGTTAACAAAAGCATTGCTCAAGAAATCAATGGCTGCTTTAGCACCAAGGTATGAACCACCGATACCGATAACCACCAAAACTTCGCTTTCATTTTGGATCTTAGCCGCCGCTTCCTTGATACGCGCAAATTCTGCTTTGTCATAGTTTTCTGGTAAATCCAACCAGCCGATAAAGTCGCTACCAGGACCTGTTCCTTGACGGAGCATTTGGTCAGCTAGAGTAACTTGTGGTTGCATATAGTCTACTTCTTGAGCACCAACAAATTGGCCCAAGACTTTTGAATAATCAAATGTAATATGTGTCATGTCATTCCTCCATTTATGTACCATAATATGATAACGCTTTATCATGTTTTTTTCAAGGAATTTATCAATTTTCATTTATTTTCATAAAACCATGCTTGTTTGAATGTTGTTTTCTGAAAATTGTTTGTAATTTACCCTTGCATAATAGTCTTCCAAGTACTCCCCGCTTTGTGTCACAGTTATCAATTCTGGACATAGCTTAGACAGTAAATAAAGTGGCAACAAACTGAGATACCAAATAGTCATCACTTCAAAAATGAATTTATTATTATTTCCTCGATGAATATAGCGTTGTTTGTACTCCGCTTTTAGACGAGGATGGGGAATATAGATATGAAAAGGAATGCCCTGAGAAACAATGACCGTCAGTACCATCCTCACCAAAAAATTGAGGGCTACAAGGACCGTCTTTCCCTCTTCGTGTAAGGCATAGGCCTTGTTCACATATACATTTTTATAGTTCTTATCTTTAATGGGACGGGGAGTGGATTTCCGTTCTTCCTTGGTCAAATGTCTGACGCTGCTATTATCATACTTAATATCAGACATCTCCAAATCGACTACATGAGCATATCTCTTGGCCAGGGTCGTTTTCCCCATACCTGGAAAAGCAAATATAAACATAGGCCTTCCTCCTTTTCCCCTGTAGAATAGCAGAGCTAACAAAAAGTTTTCTTAAGTGGAAGTCTATTTTACTCCTTTTTCCCTATAAATCAATAGAAAAATCCAAAAATCAGTCCCCAGACGGAGAGAAAAGTACTTGCTAAGGCCGTTGCCCTTATTTCTAAAAATTAGACAAAGAAAACCCTCTGAAAAGCTTGACTTCAACGTTTTTTTAGACTATACGCAAAAAGAGCACACACCCGACTTCGCTTAGGGCTGCTGGATTCCTCCCCTGACCCGCTTCACGCACGAATGTTGCTCCACTTATTATTATAACACAAATCAATGAAAGTGCAAGTTTAGAGTGTAAACTAGCTATCCGAAACTGTCCCTTGCTGAGCTTTCAAGGCCTCTTTTTCTACTTTTTGTTTTTCTCTTCTCTGCCTAAAAAAGTCCTGCATGATTTGGGCACAAGAATCTTCCAAGAGCCCTGTTTCCACTTCCACACGATGATTGAGGCGCTCATCCGTTAAAATGTCGTATAGGCTACCTGCCGCCCCAAACTTTTGATTGGTAGCACCGTACACCACCCGTGGAATGCGGGCAAGACCAATGGCACCGCTACACATGACACAGGGTTCAATGGTCACAAAGAGGGTCGTATCCAGCAAACGCCAATTGCCCTCCACTTGATTAGCCTCCTGAATAGCCATAACCTCCGCATGCATAATAGCCTGATTAAGCTCCTCACGGGCATTATGTCCACGGCCAATAATCTGTCCATCCTTGACAATGACACAGCCAATGGGAATTTCTTCCTTGTCCAGCGATTTTTTGGCTTCAGTCAAAGCCTGGTTCATAAAATATTCTTTTTCTTCTTGTGTATAGTTCATAGGATTATTATAACAGAAATAGCGTCTAAACCTGAAACTTTTTCCCAATATAAAAAATACCTTCTCACTTGGAGAAGGTAGGGGGAGAGCAATGATCAATCGATTGTTCAAAAGATATTATGATATATTATCATTTTGTTGTCAAGAGCTAATTAACAATTTGCAAGCTATTTGAACCGTCCTAGAAATCAATCTAGATAGGAGTGCTGGATAAAGTAATAGCGAAACCTGGAACACTTTATTCTGTATTCCTTCTACTGTCCTTATATGTTATACAAAAATGCACAGATTGTTAAGAGAGAGAAATTTCGAAAATAGAAAACAGCCCCGAAGGGCTGTCTGTACAGTTTCTATTACAATTCTCCAACCAATTTCACTACGTTTTCTACAGTGAAGCCATAGTTGTCGATAACTGTTTGTGCTGGAGCTGATGCACCGAATGTGTCGATACCAAGGACTTTACCGTCAAGACCGACATACTTGTACCAACTTTGAGTAGCACCCATTTCGATAGCCAAACGACGACGGATAGCATTTGGAAGGATTTCTTCCTTGTAAGCTGCGTCTTGAGCATCGAAGAGCTCAGTTGATGGCACAGAAACCACACGAACTTTTGTACCAGCTGCTTCTAGTTCTTTGGCAGCTTTAACAGCCAAGTTGACTTCTGAACCAGACGCAAGAAGGATAGTGTCAAAGCCTGCTGCTTCATAAACCACATAAGCACCTTTGGCAACCTTGTCAAAGTCAGTACCTTCTTCAACTGTCAAGTTTTGACGAGTGAGGACAAGTGCTGATGGTGTAGATTTGCTAGTCAATGACAAGTACCAAGCTGCCTGTGTTTCACGCGCATCTGCTGGACGGAAGACATTGAGGTTTGGCATAGCACGAAGTCCTGCCAAGTGCTCGATTGGTTCGTGAGTTGGTCCATCTTCACCAACTGCGATAGAGTCATGAGTGAAGACATAAGTCACAGGAAGACCTTGAAGGGCTGACAAACGAACAGCTGCCTTCACATAATCTGAGAAGACGAAGAAGGTACCACCGTAAACACGAAGTCCACCGTGAGCTGCCATACCGTTCAAGATAGTACCCATAGCAAATTCACGCACACCGAACTGGATGTTGCGGTTGAGTGGGTTCGCAGCATCTTGCAGACCATCTTCCTTGATATAGGTCATGTTTGAGTGAGCCAAGTCTGCTGAGCCTCCAAGGAAGGTTGGCAAGACCTTAGCTGCTGCGTTGAGGGCATCTTGTGATGAGTTACGAGTTGCTTGTGAGAAGCCATTTTCGTAGACTGGGAAGTCTTCTGGTTTCACTTCCACTACATCGCGACCTTCCAAGATAGCTGTTACTTCAGCTGCTAATTCTGGATGAGCTACTTTGTAGTCTTCTACTAATTTCACCCAAGCATCGTAAGCTGCTGCACCACGATCTGCTACATTTGCCTTGAAGTCCGCATAGACTTCTGCTGGAATTTCAAATGGAGCGTAGTTCCAGTCAAGTGCCTTACGAGTTGCTTCTGCTTCCTCTGGTCCAAGCGGCGCACCATGGACTGCGTTTGTACCTTGTTTGTTTGGTGAACCGTGACCGATAACAGTCTTGATTTCGATAAGAGATGGCTTACCGGCTGCCTTAGCTTTTTCAATAGCGGCAAAGATTGCATCCACATCTGTACCGTCTGTTACGAGGTCTGTATGCCAGCCATAAGCATTGTAGCGAGCACGCACATCTTCTGTGAAGGAATCTTTTGTTTCACCATCCAAGTTGATATCGTTTGAATCATAAAGAACGATGAGTTTTTCTAATTTTTGAAGACCAGCGTAAGAAGCAGCTTCTGCAGAAACACCCTCCATCAAGTCGCCATCACCACAGATTACATATGTATAGTGGTCGAAGATCGGGAAACCATCACGGTTGTACTTAGCCGCAAGGAAACGCTCAGCTTGAGCAAAACCTGTCGCAGTTGAGATACCTTGACCAAGAGGACCTGTTGTCGCATCAACACCAGCTGTGTGACCAAATTCTGGGTGACCTGGTGTTTTTGAACCCCACTGACGGAAGTTTTTGATTTCGTCCATGCTGACATCTTCAAAACCTGAAAGGTGAAGAAGTCCGTAAAGCAGCATAGAGCCGTGTCCTGCTGACAAGATAAAGCGGTCGCGGTTGATCCAGTTTGGTTGAGCTGGGTTGATGCGGAGTTCTTTAGTGAACAAGCTATAGGCCATTGGTGCCGCACCCATAACAACACCTGGGTGACCTGATTTTGATTTTTCAATGGCATCGATACCAAGGAAACGAATTGCGTTTACTGAAAGTTGTGACATCTTATTCTCCTTTAATAAAGTCATAGTTCTATTATACCATAAAGCGTTTTCGCTTGTCATTTTCAAAAGGCAGGACTTGCGTCCCGCCCTCGGAGTGATCTATTATAGCAAGGCCTTGAATTGAATGTTTGAATCTTCCAAGAAGCAATCGTCAAAGCCACGTGGGTGATGGTATTCAATACGGTCTTTGTCAAGTGGATAGGTGTACTTGCCACCAACTTCCCAGATAAATGGATGGAAGTCATATTGCAAGCGTTCTTTACGCATTTTCCAGAGCTGCAAGATTTCATCTGTTGATGCCATGAAGTTAGACCAGATGTCATAGTGAACTGGGATAATAACCTTAGCACGCAAGTTTTCTGCCATACGAAGAAGGTCGATTGATGTCATCTTGTCTTGGATACCGATTGGGTTATCACCATAGTTGTTGATAGCAACGTCAATGTTGAAGTCACGGCCGTGTTTTGCAAAGTAGTTAGAGAAGTGGGAGTCTGCACCGTGGTAGATGGTTCCGCCAGGTGTTTCAAAGACATAGTTGACTGCCTTGCGAGCCATGAGCTCATCTGTCACAGGAAGACCTGCTAGCTTGCCACCGTTTTCTTCGTAGCCATCGATTGGAAGAGTTACCAAGCAAGTACGGTCGAAGGATTCTACAGCGTGTACCTTGATGTCTTTGAATTCAAAGCTGTCGCCCGGTGCGATACGGATGATACGGTCAGCTGGAACACCCCATTTTTCCCAAATGTCGCCACTTTCAACTGGTCCTACAAATTTGACATGATCCAATTTTGGATTGTTGATGATAGCAGCGGCTGTGCTGATGTCCATGTGGTCACTGTGGACGTGCGATACTAGGTAGTAGTCCAATTCATTGATGGCAAATGGATCGATAACCATTGGTTGTACACGCAAGTTTGGTTGCAATTTACGGACACCTGCCATATTAGCCATTTGGTGACCCCAAACCATGTCTTTTACTTTTTTAGTTGACTTACCGCGTGATGA
The nucleotide sequence above comes from Streptococcus sp. 29887. Encoded proteins:
- a CDS encoding rhomboid family intramembrane serine protease, with amino-acid sequence MKNLFDKRYPVTNGLLAATALVFLFIQIFRFGQTTTAYTIFEFGGMYGQVVRYDPTQLWRLISPIFVHIGWEHFIFNSITLLGLGYQLEGLFGARRFFLLYILSGIMGNLFVLFFTPDVVGAGASTSLFGLFAAMALLRKFSRSPYLQVLGQRYMVLLGLNLVLGLFNPTISMAGHIGGAVGGCLVVMFLPPLVEKDLFTGKQIFYSFIGYWSLIAVLLGIFYVI
- a CDS encoding 5-formyltetrahydrofolate cyclo-ligase; the encoded protein is MDKKEIRQEVLQRLKALTSSQRARWSQQLTERLLSSDTYKCSKSLGTYLSMPHEFDTSYLIEQAQKDGKQIFIPKTYSQGCMDFVEYNPDDLVKSRFGVWEPGTYSQPVDKSVVKLIHVPGLAWNHAGFRVGYGGGFYDRYLADYQGKMVSTLADFQVYDFEPDVFDIPVKELLIFEESF
- a CDS encoding N-acetyldiaminopimelate deacetylase, which codes for MLDLIATRRALHQIPELGMEEFKTHAFLMETIEGVLQDCSFAQVRTWKTGILVYLTGSAPEKTIGWRADIDGLPIVEETGLDFKSLHPDRMHACGHDFHMTIALGLLEKMAEQQPKNNLLFLFQPAEENLAGGMLMYEAGAFGDWLPDEFYGLHVRPDLKVGQMATNRATLFAGTCEVKIRFTGKGGHAAFPHTANDALVAASYFVTQVQSVVSRNVDPIEGAVVTFGSMHAGTTNNVIAETAFLHGTIRALTQNMSLLVQKRVREVAEGIALSFGVDLEIELNPSGYLPVENNPQLADELMTYFDGVDGVEMIDCPPAMTGEDFGYLLNKVPGVMFWLGVDTPYPLHNPRLSPKEEVLTFAVDKLSDFLKMKAN
- the dapD gene encoding 2,3,4,5-tetrahydropyridine-2,6-dicarboxylate N-acetyltransferase yields the protein MTAQKMTAQEIIAFIGNAVKKTTVKVTFEGELAGPVPAEVTKLGNVLFGDWKDVEPLLANLTENVDYVVEQDGRNSAVPLLDKRNINARIEPGAIIRDQVTIGDNAVIMMGAVINIGAEIGPGTMIDMGAILGGRATVGKNSHIGAGAVLAGVIEPASAEPVRVGDNVLVGANAVVIEGVQIGSGSVVAAGAIVTQDVPENVVVAGVPARIIKEIDAQTQQKTALEEALRTL
- a CDS encoding metallophosphoesterase; the protein is MKKEFFVVGDVHGKFELLLDILKKWNEKRQQLIFLGDLIDRGENSKACLELVWQLVREKDAICLTGNHERMFLAWLRDPVDRYDHYRRNGGDTTINSLLGRPLDAPVDGLVDANAVMEQYGDLIDFVKSCPYHLETEGYIFVHAGVDLTLPDWRETSNHDKVWLRTPFHEAENTTGKMIVFGHTPVYNLYQTKLRISQIWTSSDGKMGIDGGAVYGGVLHGIVLDDTGLVQDYIVGAVNPRKEIED
- a CDS encoding glucose-6-phosphate isomerase, which encodes MTHITFDYSKVLGQFVGAQEVDYMQPQVTLADQMLRQGTGPGSDFIGWLDLPENYDKAEFARIKEAAAKIQNESEVLVVIGIGGSYLGAKAAIDFLSNAFVNLQTREERKAPQILYAGNSISSSYLADLVDYVADKDFSVNVISKSGTTTEPAIAFRVFKELLVKKYGQEEANKRIYATTDKAKGAVKVEADANGWETFVVPDDVGGRFSVLTAVGLLPIAAAGADIDALMEGANAARKTYTSDKIAENEAYQYAAVRNILYRKGYVTEILANYEPSLQYFSEWWKQLAGESEGKDQKGINPTSANFSTDLHSLGQFIQEGNRNIFETVVRVDKPRKNILIPDMAEDLDGLGYLQGKDVDFVNKKATDGVLLAHTDGGVPNMFVTLPQQDEFTLGYTFYFFELAIAISGYLNAINPFDQPGVEAYKKNMFALLGKPGFEELGAELNARL
- the tadA gene encoding tRNA adenosine(34) deaminase TadA: MNYTQEEKEYFMNQALTEAKKSLDKEEIPIGCVIVKDGQIIGRGHNAREELNQAIMHAEVMAIQEANQVEGNWRLLDTTLFVTIEPCVMCSGAIGLARIPRVVYGATNQKFGAAGSLYDILTDERLNHRVEVETGLLEDSCAQIMQDFFRQRREKQKVEKEALKAQQGTVSDS
- the tkt gene encoding transketolase, encoding MSQLSVNAIRFLGIDAIEKSKSGHPGVVMGAAPMAYSLFTKELRINPAQPNWINRDRFILSAGHGSMLLYGLLHLSGFEDVSMDEIKNFRQWGSKTPGHPEFGHTAGVDATTGPLGQGISTATGFAQAERFLAAKYNRDGFPIFDHYTYVICGDGDLMEGVSAEAASYAGLQKLEKLIVLYDSNDINLDGETKDSFTEDVRARYNAYGWHTDLVTDGTDVDAIFAAIEKAKAAGKPSLIEIKTVIGHGSPNKQGTNAVHGAPLGPEEAEATRKALDWNYAPFEIPAEVYADFKANVADRGAAAYDAWVKLVEDYKVAHPELAAEVTAILEGRDVVEVKPEDFPVYENGFSQATRNSSQDALNAAAKVLPTFLGGSADLAHSNMTYIKEDGLQDAANPLNRNIQFGVREFAMGTILNGMAAHGGLRVYGGTFFVFSDYVKAAVRLSALQGLPVTYVFTHDSIAVGEDGPTHEPIEHLAGLRAMPNLNVFRPADARETQAAWYLSLTSKSTPSALVLTRQNLTVEEGTDFDKVAKGAYVVYEAAGFDTILLASGSEVNLAVKAAKELEAAGTKVRVVSVPSTELFDAQDAAYKEEILPNAIRRRLAIEMGATQSWYKYVGLDGKVLGIDTFGASAPAQTVIDNYGFTVENVVKLVGEL
- the ulaG gene encoding L-ascorbate 6-phosphate lactonase; the encoded protein is MAKVQDITRESWILSTFPEWGTWLNEEIEEEVVPEGNFAMWWLGNCGVWIKTPGGANVVMDLWSSRGKSTKKVKDMVWGHQMANMAGVRKLQPNLRVQPMVIDPFAINELDYYLVSHVHSDHMDISTAAAIINNPKLDHVKFVGPVESGDIWEKWGVPADRIIRIAPGDSFEFKDIKVHAVESFDRTCLVTLPIDGYEENGGKLAGLPVTDELMARKAVNYVFETPGGTIYHGADSHFSNYFAKHGRDFNIDVAINNYGDNPIGIQDKMTSIDLLRMAENLRAKVIIPVHYDIWSNFMASTDEILQLWKMRKERLQYDFHPFIWEVGGKYTYPLDKDRIEYHHPRGFDDCFLEDSNIQFKALL